The following proteins are encoded in a genomic region of Streptomyces collinus Tu 365:
- the pucL gene encoding factor-independent urate hydroxylase: MAVNSRPAQPVMLGQNQYGKAENRVVKITRDGATHHIKDLNVSVALSGDMEEVHYSGSNANVLPTDTTKNTVFAFAKEHGIESAEQFGIHLARHFVTSQEPIRTARIRIEEYAWERIETSDANSRFIGADEVKHSFVRKGQETRVAQITYDGEKWEVISGLKDLTVMNSTNSEFWGYVKDKYTTLQEAYDRILATSVSGRWRFNWTDDDQKMPNWEKSYEQVRRHALQAFAETYSLSLQQTLYQMGSRIINNRSEIDEVRFSLPNSHHFLVDLEPFGLKNDNEVYFAADRPYGLIEATILRNGCEPRIPVDLTNL; encoded by the coding sequence ATGGCAGTCAATTCCCGTCCGGCCCAGCCGGTGATGCTGGGACAGAACCAGTACGGCAAGGCCGAGAACCGAGTCGTCAAGATCACGCGGGACGGCGCCACCCACCACATCAAGGACCTCAACGTCTCCGTGGCCCTGAGCGGCGACATGGAGGAGGTCCACTACTCCGGCTCCAACGCCAACGTCCTGCCGACCGACACCACCAAGAACACGGTGTTCGCCTTCGCCAAGGAACACGGCATCGAGTCCGCCGAGCAGTTCGGCATCCACCTCGCCCGCCACTTCGTCACCTCGCAGGAGCCGATCAGGACCGCCCGGATCCGGATCGAGGAGTACGCCTGGGAGCGGATCGAGACCTCCGACGCCAACTCCAGGTTCATCGGCGCGGACGAGGTCAAGCACTCGTTCGTGCGCAAGGGCCAGGAGACCCGGGTCGCCCAGATCACCTACGACGGTGAGAAGTGGGAGGTCATCTCCGGCCTCAAGGACCTCACCGTCATGAACTCGACCAACTCCGAGTTCTGGGGCTACGTCAAGGACAAGTACACGACGCTCCAGGAGGCCTACGACCGCATCCTGGCGACCTCGGTGTCCGGCCGCTGGCGGTTCAACTGGACCGACGACGACCAGAAGATGCCCAACTGGGAGAAGTCCTACGAGCAGGTGCGCAGGCACGCGCTCCAGGCCTTCGCCGAGACGTACTCGCTCTCGCTCCAGCAGACGCTGTACCAGATGGGCTCGCGCATCATCAACAACCGCAGCGAGATAGACGAGGTCCGCTTCTCCCTGCCGAACTCGCACCACTTCCTGGTCGACCTGGAGCCCTTCGGGCTCAAGAACGACAACGAGGTCTACTTCGCCGCCGACCGGCCCTACGGCCTGATCGAGGCGACCATCCTCCGCAACGGCTGCGAACCGCGGATCCCGGTGGACCTCACCAACCTCTGA
- a CDS encoding 8-oxoguanine deaminase → MAADQRIVIENCAIATVDADDTEYASGYLVIAGNRIEAVGAGSAPEGLENVVRRIDATGHLVTPGLINTHHHFYQWITRGLATDHNLFNWLVALYPTWARIDEPMVYAAARGSLAMMARGGVTTAMDHHYVYPRGSGDLSGAIIRAAHETGVRFTLARGSMDRSEKDGGLPPDFAVETLEGALTATEATVKEHHDASFDAMTQVAVAPCSPFSVSTELLRQGAELARGLGVRLHTHGSETVEEEKFCHELFGMGPTDYFESTGWLGEDVWMAHCVHMNDSDIAAFARTKTGVAHCPSSNARLAAGIARVPDMLKAGVPVGLGVDGTASNESGELHTELRNALLINRLGAHREAALNARQALRLGTHGGAQVLGRAAETGSLEAGKLADLVLWKLDTLAHASIADPVTALVFGAAAPITASFVNGRQIVEDGRLLTVDEDAVARSTRDEAQRLARIAAQG, encoded by the coding sequence ATGGCAGCAGACCAGCGCATCGTCATCGAGAACTGCGCGATCGCGACCGTCGACGCCGACGACACCGAGTACGCCTCCGGGTACCTGGTCATCGCCGGCAACCGGATCGAGGCCGTCGGCGCGGGCAGCGCCCCCGAGGGCCTGGAGAACGTCGTACGCCGGATCGACGCCACCGGGCACCTCGTCACCCCCGGCCTGATCAACACCCATCACCACTTCTACCAGTGGATCACCCGCGGCCTGGCCACCGACCACAACCTCTTCAACTGGCTGGTCGCGCTCTACCCCACCTGGGCGCGCATCGACGAGCCCATGGTCTACGCGGCGGCCCGCGGCTCGCTCGCGATGATGGCCCGCGGCGGCGTCACCACCGCCATGGACCACCACTACGTCTACCCGCGGGGCTCCGGCGACCTGTCCGGCGCGATCATCCGCGCCGCCCACGAGACCGGCGTCCGCTTCACCCTGGCCCGCGGCTCCATGGACCGCAGCGAGAAGGACGGCGGCCTGCCCCCGGACTTCGCCGTCGAGACCCTCGAAGGCGCCCTCACCGCCACCGAGGCGACGGTCAAGGAGCACCACGACGCCTCCTTCGACGCGATGACCCAGGTCGCCGTCGCCCCCTGCTCCCCCTTCTCCGTCTCCACCGAACTCCTCAGGCAGGGCGCCGAACTGGCCCGCGGCCTCGGCGTGCGGCTGCACACCCACGGCTCGGAGACCGTGGAGGAGGAGAAGTTCTGCCACGAACTGTTCGGCATGGGGCCGACCGACTACTTCGAGTCGACCGGCTGGCTCGGCGAGGACGTGTGGATGGCGCACTGCGTCCACATGAACGACTCCGACATCGCCGCCTTCGCCCGCACGAAGACCGGTGTCGCGCACTGCCCCTCGTCCAACGCCCGCCTCGCGGCCGGCATCGCCCGCGTCCCCGACATGCTGAAGGCGGGCGTGCCCGTCGGCCTCGGCGTCGACGGCACGGCGTCCAACGAGTCGGGCGAGCTGCACACCGAACTGCGCAACGCGCTCCTCATCAACCGCCTCGGCGCCCACCGCGAGGCCGCGCTCAACGCCCGGCAGGCGCTGCGCCTGGGCACCCACGGCGGCGCCCAGGTGCTCGGCCGCGCCGCCGAGACCGGCTCGCTGGAGGCCGGCAAGCTGGCCGACCTCGTGCTGTGGAAGCTGGACACCCTCGCCCACGCCTCCATCGCCGACCCGGTGACCGCGCTGGTGTTCGGCGCGGCCGCCCCCATCACCGCCTCCTTCGTCAACGGCCGCCAGATCGTCGAGGACGGCCGCCTGCTCACCGTCGACGAGGACGCCGTCGCCCGCTCCACGCGGGACGAGGCCCAGCGCCTGGCGAGGATCGCCGCCCAGGGCTGA
- a CDS encoding nucleobase:cation symporter-2 family protein produces MSAHPAHEKSVHPVDEKLPALKMATSGLQHVAAMYAGVVAPPLIVGAAVGLSGTDLTFLTGACLFTAGLATFLQTLGIWKIGARLPFVNGVTFAGVAPMTAIVASAKDKSDALPMIFGAVIVAGLLGFLAAPVFCKAVRFFPPVVTGTVITLIGVSLLPVAFNWAQGPDPAAHDYGSTTNLALAGLTLLIVLLLRRFTRGFVKQIAVLLGLVAGTLMAIPFGVTDFDPVAKADLVGFPTPFHFGAPQFHIAAILSMCVVMVVSMTESTADMLALGEIVERPADERTIAAGLRADTLGSALSPVFNGFMCSAFAQNIGLVAMTRIRSRFVVAAGGGFLVLMGLCPMAASLIAVVPRPVLGGAGVVLFGSVAASGIQTLVRAGLERDNNVLIVAVSLAVGIIPITAPGFYHAFPETARIVLDSGISTGCVTAVLLNLVFNHLGRDPEAADVTHPMESGEELAPAH; encoded by the coding sequence GTGTCCGCCCACCCCGCCCACGAGAAGTCCGTCCACCCCGTGGACGAGAAGCTCCCCGCCCTCAAGATGGCGACGAGCGGCCTGCAGCACGTGGCCGCCATGTACGCCGGAGTCGTCGCCCCGCCCCTGATCGTCGGCGCCGCCGTAGGGCTGTCCGGCACCGACCTCACCTTCCTCACCGGAGCGTGCCTGTTCACCGCGGGCCTCGCGACCTTCCTGCAGACCCTCGGGATCTGGAAGATCGGCGCCCGCCTGCCCTTCGTCAACGGGGTCACCTTCGCCGGGGTCGCCCCGATGACGGCGATCGTGGCCTCCGCCAAGGACAAGTCCGACGCCCTGCCGATGATCTTCGGCGCGGTCATCGTCGCCGGCCTCCTCGGCTTCCTCGCCGCCCCCGTCTTCTGCAAGGCCGTCCGCTTCTTCCCCCCGGTCGTCACCGGGACGGTCATCACCCTGATCGGGGTCTCCCTCCTCCCGGTCGCCTTCAACTGGGCCCAGGGCCCCGACCCCGCGGCGCACGACTACGGTTCGACGACCAACCTCGCCCTCGCCGGCCTCACCCTGCTGATCGTCCTGCTGCTGCGCCGCTTCACCCGCGGCTTCGTCAAGCAGATCGCGGTCCTCCTCGGCCTCGTCGCCGGCACGCTCATGGCCATACCCTTCGGCGTCACCGACTTCGACCCCGTCGCCAAGGCGGACCTGGTCGGCTTCCCGACCCCGTTCCACTTCGGCGCCCCGCAGTTCCACATCGCGGCGATCCTGTCGATGTGCGTGGTGATGGTGGTCTCCATGACCGAATCCACCGCCGACATGCTGGCGCTGGGCGAGATCGTCGAGCGTCCGGCCGACGAGCGGACCATCGCCGCCGGGCTGCGCGCCGACACCCTCGGCTCCGCCCTCAGCCCCGTCTTCAACGGCTTCATGTGCAGCGCCTTCGCCCAGAACATCGGGCTCGTCGCCATGACACGGATCCGCAGCCGCTTCGTGGTCGCGGCCGGCGGCGGGTTCCTGGTCCTGATGGGCCTGTGCCCGATGGCCGCCTCGCTCATCGCGGTCGTCCCCCGCCCGGTGCTCGGCGGGGCCGGCGTGGTCCTCTTCGGCTCGGTCGCCGCCAGCGGCATCCAGACCCTGGTCCGGGCCGGCCTGGAGCGGGACAACAACGTCCTGATCGTGGCCGTCTCCCTGGCCGTCGGCATCATCCCGATCACGGCGCCGGGTTTCTACCACGCCTTCCCCGAGACCGCGCGGATCGTCCTGGACTCCGGAATCTCCACCGGCTGCGTCACGGCCGTTCTACTCAACCTGGTCTTCAACCACCTCGGCCGCGACCCCGAGGCCGCGGACGTCACCCACCCCATGGAGTCGGGCGAGGAACTGGCCCCGGCCCACTGA
- a CDS encoding TMEM175 family protein — MNESGRVEAFSDGVFAIAITLLILDIKVPKADGPGGLWHALGAQWPSYAAYVVSFLVIGIMWVNHHQVFSYVARVDRALMFLNLLVLMVVAAVPWPTAMLAEYLREDRASHVAAAVYSLVMVAMALAFQALWWHLTRTGHLFDPRVDAPAARATRIRFALGSLGYPLTVGLAFVSAPLTLAAHGLLALYYGFNQVPVPTREAAAPS; from the coding sequence ATGAACGAGTCCGGCCGCGTGGAGGCCTTCAGCGACGGGGTGTTCGCCATCGCCATCACCCTGCTCATCCTGGACATCAAGGTGCCGAAGGCCGACGGACCGGGCGGTCTGTGGCACGCGCTGGGCGCGCAGTGGCCGTCCTACGCCGCCTATGTGGTGAGCTTCCTGGTCATCGGCATCATGTGGGTCAACCACCACCAGGTGTTCAGCTACGTCGCCCGGGTCGACCGGGCGCTGATGTTCCTCAACCTGCTGGTGCTGATGGTCGTCGCCGCGGTGCCCTGGCCGACGGCGATGCTCGCGGAGTACCTGCGCGAGGACCGGGCCTCCCACGTGGCCGCCGCCGTGTACAGCCTGGTGATGGTCGCGATGGCACTCGCCTTCCAGGCCCTGTGGTGGCACCTGACCCGCACCGGCCACCTCTTCGACCCCCGGGTGGACGCCCCCGCCGCCCGGGCCACCCGGATCCGTTTCGCGCTGGGCTCGCTCGGTTATCCGCTGACGGTGGGCCTGGCCTTCGTCTCCGCCCCCCTCACCCTGGCCGCCCACGGCCTGCTCGCCCTCTACTACGGCTTCAACCAGGTCCCGGTGCCGACCCGGGAGGCCGCGGCCCCGTCATGA
- a CDS encoding acyl-CoA thioesterase: MSEPFSVRVGVRGYETDVQGHLNQAVYLNYAEHARWSLLQAAGLSQARLGREGVGPVALETTIRYRRELLAGDEVDVTCAFEWGTGKTFRIRQEIRRTDGTVAAEITAVGGIMDLAARRLVPDPGAVFKELTADPALLGL, translated from the coding sequence GTGAGCGAACCGTTTTCCGTGCGGGTGGGCGTCCGGGGCTACGAGACCGACGTCCAGGGCCACCTCAACCAGGCGGTCTACCTCAACTACGCGGAGCACGCCCGCTGGTCGTTGCTCCAGGCGGCCGGGCTGAGCCAGGCGCGGCTGGGCCGCGAGGGAGTCGGACCGGTGGCGCTGGAGACGACGATCCGCTACCGGCGCGAGCTGCTCGCCGGTGACGAGGTCGACGTCACCTGCGCGTTCGAGTGGGGCACCGGCAAGACGTTCCGGATCCGCCAGGAGATCCGCAGGACCGACGGCACGGTGGCCGCCGAGATCACCGCCGTGGGCGGGATCATGGACCTCGCGGCCCGCAGACTGGTGCCCGATCCGGGCGCGGTCTTCAAGGAACTGACCGCCGACCCGGCCCTGCTCGGCCTCTGA
- a CDS encoding histidine phosphatase family protein → MGDLFLVRHGETEWSRSGRHTGWTDLPLTGDGRAEARRLAPLLRDLDIGAAFVSPLRRARETTALAGLPDARVDADLCEWDYGGYEGVTTAEIQRTRPGWFLFTDGVAPGPPEHPGESPAQVGARADRMLGKVDAALAGTEGDVVLVAHGHFLRVLTARRLGLPPRDGAHFQLATGTLCRLGTEHGRPVVAGWNLRTTG, encoded by the coding sequence ATGGGTGACCTCTTTCTCGTCCGGCACGGTGAGACCGAGTGGTCGCGCTCCGGACGGCACACCGGCTGGACGGACCTGCCCCTCACCGGGGACGGGCGCGCGGAGGCCCGGCGGCTGGCGCCGCTGCTCCGGGACCTTGACATCGGCGCCGCCTTCGTCAGCCCGCTGCGGCGGGCCCGCGAGACCACCGCGCTCGCCGGGCTCCCGGACGCGCGGGTCGACGCCGACCTGTGCGAGTGGGACTACGGCGGGTACGAGGGCGTGACCACCGCGGAGATCCAGCGGACCCGGCCCGGCTGGTTCCTCTTCACGGACGGGGTCGCGCCGGGGCCGCCGGAGCACCCCGGGGAGAGCCCCGCACAGGTGGGAGCGCGCGCCGACCGGATGCTCGGCAAGGTGGACGCCGCCCTCGCCGGCACCGAGGGGGACGTCGTCCTGGTCGCCCACGGCCACTTCCTGCGGGTGCTCACCGCCCGCCGCCTCGGTCTGCCCCCGCGGGACGGCGCCCACTTCCAGCTCGCGACGGGCACGCTGTGCCGGCTCGGCACCGAGCACGGGCGCCCCGTGGTGGCGGGCTGGAACCTCCGGACGACCGGCTGA
- a CDS encoding pyridoxal phosphate-dependent aminotransferase: protein MEFRQSNKLSEVCYEIRGPVIEHADALEAAGHSVLRLNTGNPALFGFEAPEEILQDMIRMLPRAHGYSDSRGILSARRAVAQRYQNLGLEVDVDDVFLGNGVSELVSMAVTALVEDGDEILIPAPDFPLWTAVTTLAGGKAVHYRCDEQADWNPDLADMAAKITDRTKALVLINPNNPTGAVYPKEVVEGVLDLARRHGLMVFADEIYDQILYDDAVHHSAAALAPDLVVLTFCGLSKTYRVAGFRSGWLVVTGPRQHARDYLEGLTMLASMRLCANAPAQYAIQAALGGRQSIRELTAPGGRLREQRDIAWEKLNEIPGVSCVKPKGALYAFPRLDPKVHRIHDDERFVLDLLLREKIQVVQGTGFNWPEPDHFRILTLPHAEDLEAAIGRIGRFLGGYRQ from the coding sequence ATGGAGTTCCGGCAGTCGAACAAGCTCAGCGAGGTCTGTTACGAGATCCGCGGCCCGGTGATCGAGCACGCCGACGCGCTGGAGGCGGCGGGCCACAGCGTGCTCCGGCTGAACACCGGCAATCCCGCGCTCTTCGGCTTCGAGGCGCCGGAGGAGATCCTCCAGGACATGATCCGGATGCTGCCCCGGGCGCACGGCTACAGCGACTCGCGCGGCATCCTCTCCGCCCGCCGCGCCGTCGCCCAGCGCTACCAGAACCTGGGCCTCGAGGTGGACGTCGACGACGTGTTCCTCGGCAACGGCGTCTCGGAGCTGGTCTCCATGGCGGTGACGGCGCTGGTCGAGGACGGCGACGAGATCCTCATCCCCGCACCGGACTTCCCGCTCTGGACGGCGGTGACGACCCTCGCCGGCGGCAAGGCGGTCCACTACCGCTGCGACGAACAGGCCGACTGGAACCCCGACCTGGCCGACATGGCGGCGAAGATCACCGACCGCACCAAGGCCCTCGTGCTGATCAACCCGAACAACCCCACGGGAGCCGTGTACCCGAAGGAGGTCGTCGAGGGCGTCCTGGACCTCGCCCGCCGGCACGGTCTGATGGTCTTCGCCGACGAGATCTACGACCAGATCCTCTACGACGACGCCGTCCACCACTCGGCCGCGGCCCTCGCCCCCGACCTGGTGGTCCTCACCTTCTGCGGCCTGTCCAAGACGTACCGGGTGGCGGGCTTCCGCTCCGGCTGGCTGGTGGTCACCGGTCCGCGGCAGCACGCCAGGGACTACCTGGAGGGCCTGACCATGCTGGCCTCCATGCGGCTGTGCGCCAACGCGCCCGCCCAGTACGCCATCCAGGCCGCGCTCGGCGGCCGCCAGTCCATCCGTGAACTCACCGCGCCGGGCGGGCGGTTGCGCGAGCAGCGCGACATCGCCTGGGAGAAGCTGAACGAGATCCCCGGGGTGTCCTGTGTGAAGCCCAAGGGCGCGCTGTACGCCTTCCCGCGCCTGGACCCGAAGGTGCACAGGATCCACGACGACGAGAGGTTCGTCCTCGACCTGCTGCTGCGCGAGAAGATCCAGGTGGTCCAGGGCACCGGCTTCAACTGGCCCGAGCCCGACCACTTCCGCATCCTCACGCTGCCGCACGCGGAGGACCTGGAGGCGGCGATCGGCCGGATCGGACGGTTCCTCGGCGGGTACCGGCAGTGA
- a CDS encoding winged helix-turn-helix transcriptional regulator: MSPRRSYDQYCSAARALDLVGDRWTLLIVRELLAGPRRYTDLHADLPGVSTDVLASRLKDMERDGLAGRRRLPPPSAAYVYELTGRGRALLPVLQALGEWGQPELGERRPTDAVRAHWFALPLLRALEGTAEGEGVVEVHLDEGKFHLHVGAGEGPVYGDGPAPGPADACLGTDSGTLGAVGHGALTLADAVRAGRIAVTGDGTLAKALREA; the protein is encoded by the coding sequence ATGTCACCTCGCCGAAGCTACGACCAGTACTGCTCCGCGGCCCGCGCGCTCGACCTGGTCGGCGACCGCTGGACCCTGCTGATCGTCCGGGAACTGCTCGCCGGTCCCCGCCGCTACACGGACCTGCACGCGGACCTGCCCGGCGTGAGCACGGACGTACTCGCCTCCCGGCTCAAGGACATGGAGCGCGACGGGCTCGCCGGCCGGCGCAGGCTGCCCCCGCCGAGCGCCGCCTACGTGTACGAACTGACTGGTCGTGGCCGCGCGTTGCTGCCGGTGCTGCAGGCGCTGGGGGAGTGGGGGCAGCCCGAACTGGGAGAGCGGCGGCCCACCGACGCGGTGCGCGCCCACTGGTTCGCCCTGCCGCTGCTGCGCGCCCTGGAAGGCACGGCCGAGGGCGAAGGCGTGGTCGAAGTCCACCTGGACGAGGGAAAGTTCCACCTCCACGTCGGTGCCGGGGAGGGGCCGGTGTACGGCGACGGGCCCGCGCCCGGTCCGGCGGACGCGTGCCTCGGCACCGACTCCGGGACGCTCGGGGCCGTCGGCCACGGGGCGCTGACGCTGGCGGACGCGGTGCGCGCCGGACGGATCGCGGTCACCGGCGACGGCACCCTCGCCAAGGCACTGCGGGAGGCGTGA